The Candidatus Zixiibacteriota bacterium genome contains the following window.
TGGAGTTGCTCTTTGAGCGATTCCGCTCGGCTGAACTGGAAAGCGGCTCTTATGGGAAAAAGAGCGCCGCAGACGCCAGTCACCTGGGCAAGATCGTGGATGTAAAATTATGAGCGGTATTGTCGGACAGGTCAGTCGGTTGGTGCCGGGACTTCAGAACGGTATTCAGAACAGCACTTCTCTTGTAAAGGAAGCCGGCGGAGTGGATTTTACGGAGTTACTGGGGAAAATGGTCAACTCGGTGAATACACTTCAGAGCGAGGCGGCCAACGCCCAGCAACTGGCGGCCACCGGCGAGGCGGCCGACCTGCATCAGGTGATGATTGCGGCCGAAGAAGCGGGTATCGCCATGGATCTTCTCCTGGAAATCAGGAACAGACTGGTTGAGGCCTATCAGACTTTGATAAGAATGCCTATGTAATACCTAAAACAGCTATCAAAGAATATCTCCGGGGTTGCCCGGGCAATGTCTCCCAGTCAGGCCATGCTGCTTATCGCCGTTATTACCGGCCTTATTGTCGGCGTGGTGGTGCTTGGCAACTGGGTCAAGAACGTCAATTATGCCGTTCTTTATTCGAATCTGGAACCGGCTGAGGCCGGTGAGGTGGCCGGGCAGTTGACCGAACAAAAAATATCCTATAAGCTGACAGACGGCGGTACGACCATTTCGGTTCCCTCTGACGATGTTTACAAGGTCAGAATTTCTCTGGCCTCACAAGGGTTGCCCCGTTCCGGAAATGTCGGTTATGCCATTTTTGACAAATCCAATCTGGGTATGACCGAGTTTCTGCAGAACCTGAATTTCCGCCGGGCCCTGGAGGGAGAATTGATGAAAACAATCATGCAACTGTCCGATGTCCAGGCCGCTCGGGTGCATATCGTCATGCCGAAAGACCGCCTCTTTAGAGAAGACAAGCTGGAAGCGACCGCCTCGGTGGTTTTAAAACTGCGTCATACCGGGGGAATGTCAAAATCCCAGTTGGCCGGTATCACCCATCTGGTGGCTTCCTCGGTGGAAGGTTTGAAACCGCAGAATATCTCCATTATCGATTATAACGGGGAGCTTCTTTCTTCCCAGAATCAGTCCGACCCGCTGGCCGGCTTAAGCTCATCGCAGCTTGAGGTACGGCAGAATGTCGAGCAGAATCTGGAGGGAAAGGCGCAATCGATGCTGAATGGTGTCATCGGCCAGGGGAAATCAATTGTGCGCGTGACGGCCGAGCTTGATTTTCAGCAGGTGGAAAAAACCAATGAATTGTATGATCCCAATTCGGCCGTAATTCGCAGCCAGGAAAATACGCAGGAGACGAAGAGTTCTTCGGATAAGCAGGAGCAGAACGCGGAAACCCGGGATGATAATCGGACCGAGACGACGGTCACGAACTACGAAATAAATAAGACGGTGGAGCATATCATAAACTCCATCGGGAATATAAAGCGTCTCTCGGTGGCGGTGCTCTTAGATGGTACATATAAGGCTGCGCCGGGAACCGAGGGCGGCGCCGAGCAGGTTTATGAACCTCGGCCGCAGGAGGAAATCGACCGGATTACCGCCATTGTGCGAAATGCGGTCGGATATGATGCCCAGCGCAATGACCAGATTGAAGTGGTCAATCTGCCCTTTGATCGCACCGCGATTGAAGTTGAACAGCAGAAATTGGATAAAATAGTCCAGCAGGATTTCTATTTTGATATCGGTAAGAAGGTGGGGCTTCTTCTGCTGGCCGTGCTGGCTTTCCTATTTATCAGAAAATTACTGAAGAAGGCTTTTTCCTCACTGGCGAGAGTCCTCCCGCCGGCACCGACCGCCCGCGGTCCCAGGATGCCTATCCCGGGATATTCCGGCGCCTCGGGTGAGGAAGAAACAGAAATACTGCCGATTCTTCCGGAAAATCGCAAGCCCAAATTGGTTGACCAGATGCAGAACGCGGCTAAGGGGCGGCCGGAAGAGATCGCCAAAGTTATCAAGACCTTGATGATAGATTAGGGAGACTTCCAATGGATTTTGAAACTCTTACGCCAACACAAAAAGCGGCCATTGCTCTGGTGGCTTTTGGAACCGAAGTCTCGGCGCTGGTCTTGAAAAGCCTCTCGGAGCAGGAAATGGAACGGCTCACGGTCGAGATTGCCAATCTGCGCGATGTGCCGGCGGCGGTGGAAGAAAAGGTGATCGGCGAGTGCTATCAGATATTTATGGCCCGCCAGTATATATCGCAGGGCGGGGTCGATTTCGCCCGGGAAATATTGGAAAAAGCAGTCGGGCATCAGAAGGCGATGGAAATCCTTTCCCGACTCGAATCATCTTTCCGCACCTCCGGCTTCAATCTTCTGAAAAACATTGACTCCCGCCAATTGGTGGGGTTCATTCAGAACGAACATCCTCAGACTATCGCGCTGATACTTACCCAGCTCACCCCTCAGCAGGCGGCCGCGGTCCTTTCCGAATTACCCTCGGAATTGCAGGCCGAGGTGGCGCTGCGTATAGCCACGATGGAAAAAATCTCGCCCGATATTCTAAAGGAAATTGAGTCAACTCTGGAAGGGCATTTCCAATCATCGGCGGAGGGAGATTTGTCTGTTTCCGGCGGCGCCAAGACTATGGCTGAGATTCTCAACCTGATCGAAAGCTCGGCGGAAAAGAATATTCTTCATTCTCTTGAAGCGGAAAATGGCGAACTGGCCGCGAAGATCAAGAACATGATGTTCGTCTTTGACGACCTGATTCTTCTGGATGACCGTTCCATTCAAAGACTGCTGAAAGAAGTGGAAACGAAGGATCTATCAATTGCCCTTAAAGCAGCCTCCGAAGAAGTAAAAGCCAAAATATATTCCAATGTCTCGGAGCGGGTGGCGGTGATGATTAAAGAGGAAATGGAATTCATGGGGCCGATGCGTCTTTCCGATGTTGAAGCCGCCCAGCAGAGAATCGTTGAAGCAGTCAGGAAGCTTGAAGAAGACGGTCAGGTGATCATATCCGGTCGCGGCGGCAAGGAGGATATAATTGTCTAAGCTCCTGCATCGCCCCCTGCTCAACGACAAAGTGATCATAGGGGAGTACCGGGTTGATATTGAGGCCGACCAACTGTCCGAAAAGAAGCTGGCAACCAAATTCAGCGATATCAATGTCATTACCTCGGTGGAGGGGCGAAAGCTTATCCCCATTCAGGAAATCATCAAAATCGAACAGCGGCTGATACGCGATAAGGAAACAGAATACAAAAGAGGTTGTCAAGATGGATATCGGCAGGGGAAAGCCGAGGGTCATTTGGAGGCGCAGAAAGTTATAGATAACTTTGCCACACTTATAATGGATGCTGTCAGGCAGCGAGAGATATTGTATGAAGAGGCCCACAGCAAAATTCTTGACATGGTAATAAATATCTCGCGCAAGGTTACTTTTGAGGCTGCCCGGGTTGACCCGGATATCACGGCGCAAATAATCTCCGGGGCGATCAAGAAACTGGTCGATAAATCAAAAATAAAAGTGAAAGTGCATCAGGACCATCTGCCTCTGCTGGAGCAGCAGATTGAGCAATTCCGTGGCGACTCAACCGCCATTAAGGAATTGGCCATAGAAGCTGATTCGCGCGTGCGGTATGGCGGCTGCTTTATTGAGACGCCGACCGGAGATATTGACGCGCGGCTGGAATCCCAAATTGAAATTATCGCCGAAGCACTGGGCGAAGTCGAGGCGACCACGTGAGTCCAATACCTTATGAGCTCTATGCCGACCGCCTAAAAAAAATAAATACAATCAAGCAGTCCGGACGGGTGGTACAGATTATCGGCCTGGTGGTGGAATCGATCGGACCGGCGGTATCGGTCGGGGATCTCTGCCGCATCGAAAATCCCGAAACAGGAGAGAAGATAAAAGCCGAGGTAGTCGGCTTTCGGGATAATCGCATTCTTTTGATGCCGCTTGGCTCCATTGCCGGCATTACTCCCGGCTCCATCGTTGTCTCAACCGGGGAGCAGTTGCGGATACCGGTGGGTGAGGAACTGATTGGGCGGGTGCTGGGTGGACTGGGACAGCCGATCGACGGAAAAGGGCCGATTCTGAGCACAAAGACACGGATCATTGATAGTCCGCCTATTCCGGCCCTGAAAAGAAATCGGATAAGTCGGGCGGTTCGTACCGGGATAAAAGCGATGGATATCATGGCGGCCTGCGGACAGGGACAAAGGATGGGAATTTTTGCCGGCTCGGGTGTCGGGAAATCGGTCTTGTTGGGAATGATCGCCCGGGGTTCTTCCGCCGATGTCAATGTGGTTGCCCTGGTTGGAGAACGGGGGAGGGAAGTTCGGGAGTTTATCGAAAAGGATTTAGGCGAAGAAGGGTTGAAACGGTCGGTAGTCGTGGTGGTTACCTCCGATCAACCGTCGCTCATCAGAATTAAGGGTGCCAATGTGGCTACCGCCATTGCAGAGTATTTTCGCGACCAGGGGATGAATGTAATGCTTCTCATGGACTCGGTGACCCGAATCGCCATCGCTCAGAGAGAAATTGGCCTGGCCGTCGGCGAACCACCGGCTACAAAAGGTTACACGCCCTCGGTCTTTGCCATGCTTCCCCGACTTCTGGAACGGGCCGGAAATAATGAGCGAGGTTCTATCACCGGTCTTTATACCGTACTGGTCGAGGGAGATGATTTCAACGAACCTATTTCTGATGCGGTGCGCTCGATTCTGGATGGGCATGTGGCCCTTTCGCGGAGATTGGCCGCGGTTAATCAGTACCCAGCGATTGATATTCTCGATTCGATAAGCCGTCTCATGATTGATGTCTCCACGCCGGAGCATCTCACGCTGGCGGCAAGGGTCAGAGAAATTGTCGCCACCTATCGTGAATCGGAGGACTTGATAAATATCGGGGCCTACGTCAAAGGTTCTTCAAGCAAAATTGACTATGCCATTTCAAAGATAGGGGAGATCAATCAATTCTTTCGCCAGGCGATCGAAGAGCGATGCGATTTTGATGAATCTCTAAGCAGGCTTGCGGCAATATTCGCCGGCGGGCCAAATCCGAACAACCCCAATGAAAAAGTTTAAGTTTCGCCTTGAGCCGCTCCTTAAGATAAAAGCGCACATCGAAAGGGAAAAACAGAAACATCTGGCGCTGGCGGCCCAGCAAGTGGTCGCTCAGGAGACCTATCTGCACGAACTGAATCGAGACCGTCAGGCGGCGCAGAACGAGCAGCGGGGATATCTGTCAGGGACGCTCAGACCAAATCTGCTGCTGAATTATTCCCGATATTTCCTGAAATTGAAAAAAAATGAATTGACCGGCTCTGAAATCCTAAAAGTTTACCGCATCGAAAGAGAAAAGAGGCGGCAGGAGCTTCTTGAGGCGACCAAACAGAAAAAAATATACGAGAAATTGAAAGAGCACAAAAAGGATAGCTATCAGAAGGAGATGGAGACAATCATCCGGAAGGAGCAGGATGACATTGCCTCAAAAATGTTTCATCGCAAAAAAAAGCTCCCGTTATGAGCGGAAGCTTTGGGATGATAGAATAATTTCCATAAACCAAATTACTTCAGTAACATCATCGGCCTGCTCTGGGCGAATTCCTCCGCCTTGAGGCGGTAGAAATAGATGCCCGAAGCTAACTGCCTTTTATTATCACCTCTTCCATCAAAAGTTACGTTATATGTGCCGGCCGGCAGCTGCCGGTCGATTATCGTTCTGATTTTCTGACCAAGGATATTAAAGACATCAAGAGTTACATGGCCGGATTTGGGCACTGCAAATCTGATGATCGTCGCCGGATTAAACGGATTGGGATAATTCTGCGCCAGAAGATACTCTTTGGGCAGTTTTATCTCCGGTCTGTCATCGACCGGTGAACTGATGCTGATGTTAACATAACCGGCCCGGAAATAGGGCGCAAAAGGAAGACCGACGGCAGGACGGAATTCCAGTCGCTGGATGCCCAGATAGCTGACCGAGTCGATGATCACTATCTCATCCGGAGCAGCCGGCTTGATATCAAAAATGATCTTCGCCAATGGGCCGCTGCCGGGTGTGAGGGGATTAAGCGTAGAGTATGATAGGGTTATCAATAATTGCCGGTTCTGGGCATTGGGAGTGATAGTGCGGCTGTATGCCGTAGCACCACGGGTATTGTCAAAAATGACACTGTCGAAAACGAGATTATCCGAAGAATATGTTAGCGCCAGATTGATATCGGTCAGGTTATCCTCATTGAAACCATAAACATTGACCGCGACCGCACGGCCGGGGCCGGAGGTCACCGTATCAACCCAGACCGAATCCTGATTGGGGGGCAGTTCGCCCACGGTGATATAACCACGAACAAACTGCGGGAATATGGCATGCTCGGCGGTTGAATCTGTAAACATGGTCTGTTGCGAGGGAGGGAAGAAGGAGGAATCGATGATGATTGTCTGCCCGGCGGCCGAGGGACTGATGGAAAAGTAAAGATTGCATAATAGACCGTTGCCGAGCGGTATCCATGACATAGTCTGCCAATCCTGCACCGAAAGGTCGAATAGATTAGCGGTTGATTTACTGAAAACGGTATTGTCAGGGATATAACTGAGGCGGCCATTTTTCAGTGAGAAAGAATCGAGAGTCACATAATTTGAATCAAAGGTAAGCACCATTTCAACGGCGCTGAGAACCTCATCGTTATAAAAGAATACCGGAACAATCACTTTGCTGCCCGGCATGGCGCCGACCGAATCAATCCGAAGGGTATCGGGAATGCCGGGATCGGCCAGGGCCATTGAAAACAGTATCGGCAATATGAAAATCGCTCTGATCATAATCCTCATAATGAAACTTCCCATTTTGAATGCATCATCCATCAGAGCAAACGAAATGCAAAAACCGGATTTTTTTTCAAAGCAAATGTTCCGGCCAGTAAAAACGCAGTAACTTCGTCGGATTCAATATAATAACTCTCTCCCGCCGACACAAGAGCAATTTCCTGTTTTCATTCAGTCTGTGAAATTTTTTGCAGCTTTTCATAATATTTGAGAACCGATCTGAAGATGGATTTAATCATTAATTAGGGTCTGGAAACAATCTAACTGTGGAATAAGGGGCACCAAAGGGGTGGAAATTTTTTCCGTTTTTCTTGATGAAAGACTCAATTGCAGATAAAAATAGGCTTTGAATTGCTCTCGTAATATAAAGCTACATAATGAGATATGATTCGGCCTGGCGAGTTGGAGAGGCATGGTACAGGGCTTGCTTAAAACAAAGTCGGAGAAATAGTATCATGATAAAAGGATTATACCGTTCCGCTTCGGCCATGTTGCCGCGAATCAAAATGCAGGAGATTACAGCCAACAATCTGGCTAATGCATCCGCTCCGGGATTCAAACGGGATATGCTTTTTACCAAAGAGCTGTCGGCGGCAGAGGCGCGGCAAATACCGCGCAAGTCGGATTGGGAAACCCCGATGATCGATCAGGTTTATACCGAATATGAGCAGGGGATGCTGGAAAAGACCGACAACCCCCTGGACCTCGGTCTGGAAGGGGATGGATTCTTTGTCATGGAAACAGATGATGGTCAGACCATGCTTTCCCGTGCCGGCTCTTTTACAGTCAGCCCGGGCGGTTTTTTGGTCAGCTCTGAGGGACATAGGATTCTTGGTGACGGGGGACCGATTGCGGTGGGTGAAGGTTCTGTCACAATTTCGGAGTCGGGACAGGTGGAAGTGGATAATAGCGTCATCGGGAGCATCCGTGTGGCCAATGTTGCCGACAAAACGGCCCTTCAAAAAGTGGGCAAAAGCGAATTCATGATTCCGGAAGGGGTTGAGCCGATTGCGGCCGTGAACTACACCATCCGGCAGGGATATCTGGAATCCTCCAATGTCAACCTCATCAAGGAGATGGTCGATATGATCATTTCTTTTCGCAATTATGAGGCCGACGCCCAATCGCTCAAAACACAGGATGATTCATTGGAGAAATTGATTAACAATGTGGGGCGAGTCAGATAGAATGGATAAAGAGGGAGAATTAGCATGATAAAAGCGATGCGTACTGCCGCCTCGGGCATGATTGCCCAGCAGATGAATGTGGATAATATCGCCAACAATCTGGCCAACGTCAATACGACCGGTTTCAAACGCAGTAAGGTTGAATTTCAGGATGTCCTGTACCAGAACCTTCGCAAGGCCGGCACAGCCACGGCCATCGGCACGGTTGTCCCGACCAATCTCGATGTGGGGTACGGCACCAGGGCCGTGGCCACGGTAAGAGAGTTTTCGGTCGGCGATCTGACCCAGAGCGGCAACCCGCTCGATCTCGCGATTTCCGGAAATGGTTTTTTCCAGATTCAGATGCCGGATGGTACACTCAACTACACTCGTGACGGCGCTTTCAAGGTGTCGGCTGAGGGAAGAGTGGTGACTTCGGATGGATTTTTTCTTTACCCGGAATTAACGATTCCGGAAGACGCCACTTCGATTGCGGTGGGAATGGACGGTGATGTTTCCGTGCAACTGGTGGGAAATGATATGCCCCAGTCCATCGGTCGAATTGAACTGGCCAAATTTATCAATCCGGCCGGTCTTTCCGCGGTCGGACATAACCTCTATGTGCGGAATGCGGCCTCGGGTTCGCCGACGGTAGGCACGCCCGCCGAGGAAGGTCTGGGGAAAATCGACCAGGGATATCTGGAAATCTCCAATGTCAAAGTGGTTGATGAAATGGTCAACATGATTGTGGCTCAGAGAGCTTATGAACTCAATTCCAAGGTTATCCAGACCAGTGAAGACATGACCCAGATTGTGAACAATCTGAAACGATAGGAATAAACAATGAATAAAGACATAGGGAATTGTCTTTCTGTCCTGGCCCTGTTGCTGCTCTTATGCGCCGGTACGCTCCGGGCGGAAAGCCTCGAGGGGGAGTTGGCCCGGGGCGTTGCAGCGCTCTATAATCTTGATACGGCAAAGACGACGATTGAAATCCAGAAACACCCTTTGACTCTTGATTCCTGTGCCTATGATAGTCTGAATATTATTCCACTTACTCAAACGCCGCCCCGCGGTTCGGTTTCATTCCAGGTAATCTTGTACCGGGACAGACAAATTGTGGGCCAGGGACAGGTGCGTTTCAGCATAAGCTGCTATGACTGGGTGATGGTTACCGATGATAGAATCAAACGCAACGAAATAATCACGCCTGACAAATGCCATGTTGAGCGCAAGGAGATCACCTGGCTGACAGAACAGCCGATAAAATCATTTACCGAACTCGACGGTCGATGGACCAAAAGGAGCATTAATAAAGCCCAGATTATCAGCAGCGGGATGCTGGAGAAGATTCCGGATATTGTGACCGGCAAAGAGATTTCCATTCTCTATCAGACTTCCGGTCTGGAAATTTCGACACGAGGAACGGCCATGGCGCCGGGATATATCGGGGCCGATATCCGCGTTAAGAATAATCAATCAGGGAAAATAATAAACGGTACTGTCATTGACGGCGGCACCGTAAGGATAGGAACCATATAAGGCAGGAAATATGAGCATCAGGAAGATTTTATTTTTCATCCTTATTCTGCTCCTTCTCCCGTTCTCGCTTCGCGTCTGGTCGGGGGATTTTGGGCAGGCAAACTCACTTTTCACCGATATTAAGGCACACAAAGTGGGTGATATACTGACGGTATTGATCTATGAAAATTCGAATGCCACCAGTCAGTCGGAAACCAAGACTCAGAAAGACGGGCAGTTTTCCACCGACGGCGGTCCGGGGATCGGAAGTCTGGATTTCATCCCGCTCTTCGGCGCCAAGGGAGAGAATAAGAGCAGCTTCAACGGCAAGGGGGAGAATCTGCGAAATCAGTCGCTCCGAGCCAAAATGTCGGTAACAGTTATATCTGTCAGGGACAACGGCGACCTGATCGTCAAGGGGACCCGCACGGTCGGGATCTCTAAGGACAAAGAGACGATGACACTTTCGGGGGTTGTCCGTCAAAAAGATGTCACGGCGGCCAATACCGTGGATTCTTATCTAATAGCCGATGCGGACATAACTTATACCGGCAAGGGAGTCGCCAATAACTCCAGCCGGCCGGGATTCATCATGCGTTTCCTCAACTGGCTCTTTTAGGAGGTGATATGAGCAATCTGATTTGCACACGAGCTTCGATACCTTCTTTCATGATCGCGCTGCTGCTGTTCATTCTTGCCTGGTATTCTCCCGAGGCAGAGGCGGGCGTAAGAATCAAGGATATTGCCCGGATACAGGGCGACGCCGAGATGGACTTTTTCGGCTATGGATTGGTGATTGGTCTCGATGGAACCGGTGACGGCAAGGGGACCCAATTC
Protein-coding sequences here:
- the flgA gene encoding flagellar basal body P-ring formation chaperone FlgA, which codes for MNKDIGNCLSVLALLLLLCAGTLRAESLEGELARGVAALYNLDTAKTTIEIQKHPLTLDSCAYDSLNIIPLTQTPPRGSVSFQVILYRDRQIVGQGQVRFSISCYDWVMVTDDRIKRNEIITPDKCHVERKEITWLTEQPIKSFTELDGRWTKRSINKAQIISSGMLEKIPDIVTGKEISILYQTSGLEISTRGTAMAPGYIGADIRVKNNQSGKIINGTVIDGGTVRIGTI
- a CDS encoding T9SS type A sorting domain-containing protein; this encodes MRIMIRAIFILPILFSMALADPGIPDTLRIDSVGAMPGSKVIVPVFFYNDEVLSAVEMVLTFDSNYVTLDSFSLKNGRLSYIPDNTVFSKSTANLFDLSVQDWQTMSWIPLGNGLLCNLYFSISPSAAGQTIIIDSSFFPPSQQTMFTDSTAEHAIFPQFVRGYITVGELPPNQDSVWVDTVTSGPGRAVAVNVYGFNEDNLTDINLALTYSSDNLVFDSVIFDNTRGATAYSRTITPNAQNRQLLITLSYSTLNPLTPGSGPLAKIIFDIKPAAPDEIVIIDSVSYLGIQRLEFRPAVGLPFAPYFRAGYVNISISSPVDDRPEIKLPKEYLLAQNYPNPFNPATIIRFAVPKSGHVTLDVFNILGQKIRTIIDRQLPAGTYNVTFDGRGDNKRQLASGIYFYRLKAEEFAQSRPMMLLK
- the fliG gene encoding flagellar motor switch protein FliG; amino-acid sequence: MDFETLTPTQKAAIALVAFGTEVSALVLKSLSEQEMERLTVEIANLRDVPAAVEEKVIGECYQIFMARQYISQGGVDFAREILEKAVGHQKAMEILSRLESSFRTSGFNLLKNIDSRQLVGFIQNEHPQTIALILTQLTPQQAAAVLSELPSELQAEVALRIATMEKISPDILKEIESTLEGHFQSSAEGDLSVSGGAKTMAEILNLIESSAEKNILHSLEAENGELAAKIKNMMFVFDDLILLDDRSIQRLLKEVETKDLSIALKAASEEVKAKIYSNVSERVAVMIKEEMEFMGPMRLSDVEAAQQRIVEAVRKLEEDGQVIISGRGGKEDIIV
- the fliF gene encoding flagellar basal-body MS-ring/collar protein FliF; this encodes MSGVARAMSPSQAMLLIAVITGLIVGVVVLGNWVKNVNYAVLYSNLEPAEAGEVAGQLTEQKISYKLTDGGTTISVPSDDVYKVRISLASQGLPRSGNVGYAIFDKSNLGMTEFLQNLNFRRALEGELMKTIMQLSDVQAARVHIVMPKDRLFREDKLEATASVVLKLRHTGGMSKSQLAGITHLVASSVEGLKPQNISIIDYNGELLSSQNQSDPLAGLSSSQLEVRQNVEQNLEGKAQSMLNGVIGQGKSIVRVTAELDFQQVEKTNELYDPNSAVIRSQENTQETKSSSDKQEQNAETRDDNRTETTVTNYEINKTVEHIINSIGNIKRLSVAVLLDGTYKAAPGTEGGAEQVYEPRPQEEIDRITAIVRNAVGYDAQRNDQIEVVNLPFDRTAIEVEQQKLDKIVQQDFYFDIGKKVGLLLLAVLAFLFIRKLLKKAFSSLARVLPPAPTARGPRMPIPGYSGASGEEETEILPILPENRKPKLVDQMQNAAKGRPEEIAKVIKTLMID
- the fliI gene encoding flagellar protein export ATPase FliI, whose translation is MSPIPYELYADRLKKINTIKQSGRVVQIIGLVVESIGPAVSVGDLCRIENPETGEKIKAEVVGFRDNRILLMPLGSIAGITPGSIVVSTGEQLRIPVGEELIGRVLGGLGQPIDGKGPILSTKTRIIDSPPIPALKRNRISRAVRTGIKAMDIMAACGQGQRMGIFAGSGVGKSVLLGMIARGSSADVNVVALVGERGREVREFIEKDLGEEGLKRSVVVVVTSDQPSLIRIKGANVATAIAEYFRDQGMNVMLLMDSVTRIAIAQREIGLAVGEPPATKGYTPSVFAMLPRLLERAGNNERGSITGLYTVLVEGDDFNEPISDAVRSILDGHVALSRRLAAVNQYPAIDILDSISRLMIDVSTPEHLTLAARVREIVATYRESEDLINIGAYVKGSSSKIDYAISKIGEINQFFRQAIEERCDFDESLSRLAAIFAGGPNPNNPNEKV
- a CDS encoding flagellar basal body L-ring protein FlgH translates to MSIRKILFFILILLLLPFSLRVWSGDFGQANSLFTDIKAHKVGDILTVLIYENSNATSQSETKTQKDGQFSTDGGPGIGSLDFIPLFGAKGENKSSFNGKGENLRNQSLRAKMSVTVISVRDNGDLIVKGTRTVGISKDKETMTLSGVVRQKDVTAANTVDSYLIADADITYTGKGVANNSSRPGFIMRFLNWLF
- a CDS encoding flagellar FliJ family protein, which encodes MKKFKFRLEPLLKIKAHIEREKQKHLALAAQQVVAQETYLHELNRDRQAAQNEQRGYLSGTLRPNLLLNYSRYFLKLKKNELTGSEILKVYRIEREKRRQELLEATKQKKIYEKLKEHKKDSYQKEMETIIRKEQDDIASKMFHRKKKLPL
- the fliE gene encoding flagellar hook-basal body complex protein FliE, translating into MSGIVGQVSRLVPGLQNGIQNSTSLVKEAGGVDFTELLGKMVNSVNTLQSEAANAQQLAATGEAADLHQVMIAAEEAGIAMDLLLEIRNRLVEAYQTLIRMPM
- a CDS encoding FliH/SctL family protein codes for the protein MSKLLHRPLLNDKVIIGEYRVDIEADQLSEKKLATKFSDINVITSVEGRKLIPIQEIIKIEQRLIRDKETEYKRGCQDGYRQGKAEGHLEAQKVIDNFATLIMDAVRQREILYEEAHSKILDMVINISRKVTFEAARVDPDITAQIISGAIKKLVDKSKIKVKVHQDHLPLLEQQIEQFRGDSTAIKELAIEADSRVRYGGCFIETPTGDIDARLESQIEIIAEALGEVEATT
- the flgG gene encoding flagellar basal-body rod protein FlgG, whose product is MIKAMRTAASGMIAQQMNVDNIANNLANVNTTGFKRSKVEFQDVLYQNLRKAGTATAIGTVVPTNLDVGYGTRAVATVREFSVGDLTQSGNPLDLAISGNGFFQIQMPDGTLNYTRDGAFKVSAEGRVVTSDGFFLYPELTIPEDATSIAVGMDGDVSVQLVGNDMPQSIGRIELAKFINPAGLSAVGHNLYVRNAASGSPTVGTPAEEGLGKIDQGYLEISNVKVVDEMVNMIVAQRAYELNSKVIQTSEDMTQIVNNLKR
- a CDS encoding flagellar hook-basal body protein; protein product: MIKGLYRSASAMLPRIKMQEITANNLANASAPGFKRDMLFTKELSAAEARQIPRKSDWETPMIDQVYTEYEQGMLEKTDNPLDLGLEGDGFFVMETDDGQTMLSRAGSFTVSPGGFLVSSEGHRILGDGGPIAVGEGSVTISESGQVEVDNSVIGSIRVANVADKTALQKVGKSEFMIPEGVEPIAAVNYTIRQGYLESSNVNLIKEMVDMIISFRNYEADAQSLKTQDDSLEKLINNVGRVR